A section of the Festucalex cinctus isolate MCC-2025b chromosome 7, RoL_Fcin_1.0, whole genome shotgun sequence genome encodes:
- the snip1 gene encoding smad nuclear-interacting protein 1: MAKEKRHKRRDSPEAKVKVKQEKLSPARPHRTRRSPSNNRSPSRRRASRSPVRTRDDRSASRRETSSPARRGSRSPRRKSPHRSADVKLKRERDEHRSGGDEQRRRNDQRSRWESDRPQERERNGDRRRERDATSSQSAERQRHDEQRRENRRRREENQEMDFGRPESTGNSPTEPPADKEKPNFGLSGALTEDTNTFRGVVIKYNEPPEARIPKRRWRLYPFKNDEQLPVMYIHRQSAYLLGRQRKIADIPIDHPSCSKQHAVFQYRVTDFTRADGTTGRRVRPYIIDLASGNGTYLNNQRIEAQRYYELKEKDVLKFGFSSREYVLLHEFSDTSEVDAKELEEEDEGLDESKE; the protein is encoded by the exons ATGGCCAAAGAAAAACGACACAAGAGACGGGATTCGCCAGAAGCGAAAGTTAAGGTGAAACAAGAGAAGCTCAGTCCTGCTAGGCCGCATAGAACACGCCGCTCGCCGAGTAACAACAGAAGCCCGTCGAGGAGGAGAGCCAGCAG GTCGCCTGTCAGGACAAGGGACGATCGTTCGGCCAGCAGGAGAGAGACGTCTTCCCCTGCCCGACGAGGCAGCAGGTCCCCTCGTCGGAAAAGTCCTCACCGCAGTGCCGATGTCAAGTTAAAGCGG GAGCGCGACGAGCATCGTTCTGGCGGAGATGAGCAGAGAAGAAGAAATGACCAGCGCAGCAGGTGGGAATCGGACCGACCTCAGGAGAGAGAGCGTAACGGCGACAGACGCCGGGAGCGGGACGCCACCTCCTCGCAATCTGCAGAGCGGCAGCGACACGATGAGCAGCGGCGGGAAAATCGTCGAAGGCGCGAAGAGAACCAGGAGATGGACTTCGGCCGTCCGGAGAGCACCGGCAACAGCCCGACCGAGCCCCCCGCTGATAAAGAAAAGCCCAACTTTGGCCTGTCTGGGGCACTGACGGAAGACACCAACACGTTCCGTGGGGTGGTGATCAAGTACAACGAGCCGCCCGAGGCGCGCATTCCCAAGCGGAGGTGGCGGCTCTACCCATTTAAGAATGATGAACAGCTTCCCGTAATGTACATTCACAGACAGAGTGCCTATTTGTTGGGGAGACAGCGGAAAATCGCAGACATTCCCATTGATCACCCGTCCTGCTCGAAGCAGCACGCAGTATTTCAGTACAG AGTGACGGATTTCACGCGAGCAGACGGCACCACGGGCCGCCGCGTGAGACCATACATCATCGACTTGGCCTCAGGAAACGGCACCTACTTGAACAACCAGCGCATTGAGGCGCAGCGCTACTACGAGCTCAAAGAGAAGGACGTGCTCAAGTTCGGCTTTAGCAGCCGCGAGTACGTCCTGCTGCATGAATTCTCCGACACCAGCGAGGTGGATGCCAAGGAGCTGGAAGAGGAGGACGAAGGTCTGGATGAGTCAAAAgaataa
- the dnali1 gene encoding axonemal dynein light intermediate polypeptide 1, producing the protein MSEPTESLLKYDTPVSISKGTIRKSGKGRPFKVSQHQPSDSPVPPPPKTKSGSPENEEILNVIFPPREWMEGNQLWMQRVSTTPCTRADVVNLEEVLDRKLQQRRALETGICPVRRELYSQCFDELIRQVCINCAERGLLLLRVRDEIQTTIAAYQTLYESSVVFGMRKALQAEQDKVDMRQRINDLEKEKEDLTTRLNAQKVECLANEKREEEKREVQEKKHMEHIQFLKRTNQQLKAQLEGMVEGMVTPKK; encoded by the exons ATGAGTGAGCCTACAGAGTCCCTTCTCAAATATGACACTCCGGTTTCAATCAGCAAAGGCACAATTAGAAAATCAGGAAAG GGGCGTCCATTCAAAGTGAGCCAGCATCAGCCTTCTGACTCCCCTGTGCCCCCTCCCCCTAAAACCAAATCAGGGTCACCTGAAAATGAAGAAATCCTCAACGTCATCTTTCCCCCAAG GGAGTGGATGGAGGGAAACCAGCTGTGGATGCAGCGGGTGTCCACAACGCCCTGTACACGGGCCGACGTCGTCAACCTGGAGGAAGTGCTGGACAGGAAGCTGCAACAGAGGCGGGCCTTGGAAACAGGCATTTGCCCCGTGCGCAGGGAGTTGTACTCTCAGTGCTTTG acgaACTGATCCGGCAGGTGTGCATCAATTGCGCCGAGCGCGGCCTGCTGCTGTTGCGCGTCCGAGACGAGATCCAAACGACCATCGCCGCCTACCAGACCCTGTATGAGAGCAGCGTGGTCTTCGGCATGAGGAAAGCCCTGCAGGCCGAACAGGACAAAGTGGACATGCGGCAAAGA ATTAACGATctagagaaagagaaagaagacCTGACAACACGGCTCAACGCGCAGAAGGTCGAGTGCCTCGCCAACGAGAAGAGGGAAGAGGAAAAACGGGAAGTGCAGGAAAAGAAGCACATGGAGCATATTCAGTTTTTGAAGAGGACCAACCAGCAGCTCAAG GCCCAGCTGGAAGGCATGGTGGAAGGGATGGTCACGCCAAAGAAGTAA
- the gnl2 gene encoding nucleolar GTP-binding protein 2, with amino-acid sequence MVKPRFKGKSSINPSTSSSNPDRVKGSGSNMRDRATIKRLNMYRQKQKCNNRGKVIKPLQYQSTVAPGTVARVEPNIKWFTNTRVIKQSSLQKFQEEMSAVQNNPYRVVMRRSKLPMTLLHDRVKAHNSKVHILDTEAFEITFGPKAQRKRPSLVVSDIKDLLEQAEASAMSYNADKDKDLVTEDTGVRDAVREEIFKKGQSKRIWGELYKVIDSSDVVIQVLDARDPMGTRSQSIEAYIKKEKSWKHLIFVLNKCDLIPTWVTKRWVAILSQEYPTLAFHASLTNSFGKGSLIQLLRQFGKLHTDKKQISVGFIGYPNVGKSSVINTLRSKKVCNVAPIAGETKVWQYITLMRRIFLIDCPGVVYPSEDSETDIVLKGVVQVEKIKNPEEHIGAVLERAKPEYIQKTYRIPTWSSAEDFLEKLAFRTGKLLKGGEPDLPTVSKMVLNDWQRGRIPFFVKPPGPEGDEEGQLPVKAPPLAIDNVQEVQTVETTVTPTAPEGEEQQKQRQKEELNKILSNVRQNFGKINVAPEFNEEDLVPVDMPDLDISGSEAEEDEGEEDNEEEEGVKEEEKEGGSEPAAEENPVAGKKNSKQVIRELDEKIAKYKQFLDRAKSKRFSAIRIPKADSDKLLTHIKTKQAQMKAATQRNRKRKANDDHEEDDQSAQQPKLSSKERRAMDRAQRPKKVGSRYYETHNVKNKNKNKKKDAQAATSEGRKAKRAKR; translated from the exons ATGGTGAAGCCTCGCTTCAAGGGGAAAAGCTCGATTAATCCCTCGACGTCAAGCAGCAACCCGG ATCGGGTCAAGGGTAGCGGCAGCAACATGAGGGACCGAGCCACCATCAAGCGTCTGAATATGTACAGACAAAAACAGAAATG TAACAACAGAGGAAAAGTCATCAAGCCTTTACAGTACCAGTCCACTGTGGCTCCCGGGACAGTGGCCAGAGTAGAACCCAACATCAAGTGGTTTA CAAACACGCGGGTGATCAAGCAATCGTCCCTGCAGAAATTCCAAGAGGAGATGAGCGCCGTGCAGAACAATCCGTATCGTGTCGTGATGAGACGAAGCAAACTGCCCATGACGCTGCTCCATGACCGAGTCAAAGCACAC AACTCCAAGGTGCACATTTTAGACACAGAGGCTTTCGAGATCACGTTCGGACCAAAGGCTCAGCGAAAGAGGCCTAGTCTTGTGGTGTCTGACATCAAGGACCTGTTGGAGCAAGCCGAAGCTTCTGCCATGAGTTACAATGCCGACAAGGACAAAGACCTGGTGACGGAGGACACGGGGGTCCG GGATGCAGTCCGCGAAGAGATCTTCAAAAAGGGTCAGTCCAAGAGGATTTGGGGAGAACTTTACAAG GTTATCGACTCGTCCGACGTGGTCATCCAAGTGCTGGATGCCCGCGACCCAATGGGCACACGCTCTCAGAGTATCGAGGCTTACATTAAGAAGGAGAAATCGTGGAAGCACTTGATCTTTGTGCTGAACAAGTGCGACCTCATCCCCACTTGGGTCACT AAACGCTGGGTGGCGATATTGTCCCAGGAGTACCCCACCCTGGCTTTCCACGCCAGCCTCACCAACTCTTTCGGTAAAGGCTCCCTCATTCAGCTCCTCAGGCAGTTTGGCAAG ctcCATACGGACAAGAAACAAATCAGCGTGGGCTTCATCGGTTACCCCAATGTGGGCAAAAGCTCCGTCATTAACACGCTGCGCTCCAAGAAAGTCTGCAATGTGGCGCCCATCGCTGGGGAAACCAAG GTGTGGCAATACATCACTTTAATGCGACGAATCTTCCTCATTGATTGTCCCGGTGTGGTCTACCCTTCAGAGGACAGCGAAACTGATATTGTTCTCAAAGGAGTG GTTCAAGTGGAGAAGATCAAGAACCCCGAGGAGCACATCGGGGCAGTGCTGGAGCGGGCCAAGCCAGAGTACATCCAGAAGACGTACCGTATCCCCACGTGGAGCTCGGCGGAGGATTTCCTCGAGAAGTTGGCATTCCGCACTGGCAAACTCTTGAAG GGTGGAGAACCAGATCTGCCAACGGTGTCCAAAATGGTGTTAAATGATTGGCAGAGGGGCCGTATCCCTTTTTTTGTGAAGCCTCCAGGCCCTGAGGGTGACGAGGAG GGTCAGTTGCCAGTAAAAGCTCCCCCATTGGCAATAGACAACGTGCAGGAGGTCCAGACGGTGGAGACCACCGTGACCCCCACCGCCCCTGAAGGCGAAGAGCAGCAGAAACAGCGACAGAAGGAGGAACTGAACAAGATTTTGTCCAACGTGCGGCAGAATTTCGGAAAGATCAACGTCGCGCCCGAATTCAACGAGGAGGACCTGGTCCCCGTGGACATGCCAGACTTGGACATCTCTGGCTCGGAGGCTGAGGAAGACGAAGGAGAGGAGGacaatgaggaagaggagggtgtGAAGGAAGAGGAGAAGGAAGGAGGCAGTGAACCAGCCGCTGAAGAGAATCCAGTTGCTGGGAAGAAGAATTCCAAGCAGGTGATCCGCGAGCTGGACGAGAAGATTGCCAAATACAAGCAGTTTCTTGACCGGGCCAAATCCAAGCGATTCTCCGCCATCAG GATACCAAAAGCCGATTCAGACAAATTGTTAACACACATCAAGACCAAACAAGCACAGATGAAAG CCGCTACTCAGAGAAACAGAAAGAGGAAAGCAAACGACGATCATGAGGAAGATGACCAATCTGCCCAACAACCCAAACTGTCGTCcaaagag AGAAGAGCGATGGATCGCGCCCAGCGGCCGAAGAAAGTTGGCTCGCGCTACTACGAAACGCACAACGTCAAGAACAAGAATAAGAACAAGAAGAAAGACGCCCAAGCAGCAACATCAGAGGGCAGAAAAGCTAAGAGAGCTAAGCGCTAA